The genomic segment ACTATTATAATAGCAGAAAAGTGTTACGGGTTCAATACTTTTGCTTGTCGCGTAATGCACGGTCGATATCGCGTTTTGCATCCTTCTTCTTCAGATCATCGCGCTTGTCGAATTTCTTCTTCCCGCGGCCGAGTCCGATCAGACATTTCGCGTAGCCGTTCTTGATGTAAACCTTCAGCGGCACAATCGTGTAACCGTCGCGCGAGACCGATCCCATCAAGTTGGCGATCTGTTTTTTGTGCAGCAACAGTTTCCGCGGACGGAGCTGTTCGTGGTTGTACCGGTTCCCTTGTTCGAAGTGGGCGATGTTCGAGTTCCAGAGAATCGCTTCCCCGCCGTCAAACCGGACGAACGCGTCGCCGATACTGATTTTTCCTTTACGGACCGATTTGATTTCGGTTCCCGTCAAGACGAGACCCGCTTCGATCGTATCTTCAATCGCATAATCAAACGACGCCCGTTTGTTGTTGGCTAATACTTTTGAACTTGTACCTTTTGGCATCTCTCTTCCACCACATTTCTAAACAGAAGCGCTTATTTGCGCTTCCGTTTTTTATTCGAGACCGCTTTATGGAACGGCGGTTTATCCTTCTTGTCTTTCCCGGCAAAGCCTTTGCCTTTCGACTGGTCCTTCGGCTTGCCCGGACGTTTTGATTTTCCGCGACGGTCGTCTTTCTTGTCGTCGCGTTTTTGTCCCGGACGGCCGCCGCTTGAACGGATCGTCTTCGACTCAAAGCGTTTTTTCTGTTGGCGTTCCGGCATGCCGACGACTGCGAAGTCGATCGTTTTTTCATCAATGTTGACACCGGTGACTTTAATCTCGACGACGTCGCCGATCCGGAACTGTTGTTTCGTCCGTTCGCCCATCAATTGATAGTTCGCTTCGTCGTAACGGTAGAAGTCATCCGTCATCGCCTGGATGTGAACAAGTCCTTCAATCGTGTTCGGCAATTCGACGAACATCCCAAAGTTGGTTACGCCACTGACGACCCCTTCAAACGTTTCGCCGATGTGTTGTTCCATATACTCGGCTTTCTTCAGGGCATTCGTTTCCCGCTCCGCGTCAACGGCACGGCGTTCCCGTTTTGAAGCGTGGTCGGCGATTTCCGGCAGAATCGCAGAGTAACGGTCCTGTGTCTTTTGCGATTTATCATTAAAGATGATGTACTCGCGCAGGAGACGGTGGACAATCAAGTCGGGATAGCGGCGGATCGGTGACGTGAAGTGCGTGTAGAAATCAGTCGACAAACCAAAGTGACCAATCGGTTCGACGTCATATTTCGCTTGTTGGAGCGACCGTAACATGACCGTACTGACGACGGCTTCTTCCGGTTCGCCTTCAACGGCGTTCAGGATCGATTGCAGTGTCTTCGGTGCGACCGACTCACCTTTACGTTCGACGTTGATGCCGAAGTTCGCGATGAACTTGAAGAACGTATCGAGACGTTCTGCTTTCGGCTCATCGTGGATCCGGTACATGAACGGCAATTTTTGATGCTGGACGTGCTCGGCGACTGTTTCGTTCGCTGCGAGCATGAACTCTTCAATCAACTTCTCAGCAACCGACCGTTCGCGTAAGATGATTTCGCTCGTCTTGCCTTCTTCATTGACGAGGACCTTCGCTTCCGGGAAGTCGAAGTTAATCGCCCCACGGCGCGAGCGGCGTTCGCGGAGGATCGCAGCCAGTTCCGCCATCTGATCGAAGTTGTCGACGAGATCGTGATATTTCGCGACCACTTCTTCGTCTTCGCGTTCGATGATTTTCCGGACATCGGTATACGTCATCCGTTCCGTCGTCTTGATGACACTCTGTAAAATCTCTTGGTTGACAACAGCACCGTTCTTATCGATTTCCATGATACAGCTGAGCGTCAACCGATCGACGTGCGGGTTCAGTGAACAAATCCCGTTCGACAGACGGTGCGGAATCATCGGAATGACGCGGTCGACGAGATAGACACTCGTTCCGCGTTCGCGTGCTTCTTCGTCGAGCGGTGAATCTTCCTTGACGTAGTGTGAGACGTCGGCGATGTGGACACCAAGCTCATAGTTGCCGTTCGCAAGTTTCTTGACGTGAACGGCGTCATCCAAGTCTTTTGCGTCCGCGCCGTCAATCGTGACCGTGACTTCGTTCCGTAAGTCGACGCGACCGACGAGGTCCTTCTCATCGATTTGATCGGGAATGTTGTTCGCTTCCGCAATCGCTGCGTCCGAGAAGTCGACGTTGATGCCGTGCTTGTGGACGATCGATAGGATATCGACACCCGGGTCATTTTTATGCCCGATGATTTGCAGGACTTTAGCAGTTCCCGCGTAACGGCCGTCCGGGTACTTCGTGATCCGGGCGAGGACTTTATGGCCGTCGACGGCACCGAGCGTATCTTCGTCCGCGACGACCGGCAGGAACGTCAGCTTCGAATCATCCGGCTCGATGTAGGCGATCGATTCAATCCGTCCTTTAGGACTGACGAACGTCCCGACGAAATCAGCCGGTCCGCGTGAGAGAATCTTCAGCAGCTTGCCTTCGCGGCGGTCGCCGCCGTTTGATTCGGCAAAGACTTTGACGAGGACACGGTCGCCGTTATAGACGTTACCGAGTTCCGGTGCCGGCAGGAAGATATAGCCTGCTGAACCGTCTTCTGGTGAAACGAATCCGAATCCGCGTTGATGGACGGAGATTTTCCCGGCGACTTGCCCGATTTGGGCGAGTGTGCCGTATTTGTTCGAGCGGGTCCGGGCGACGAGTGCCTCTTCTTCAAGTGCGTTCAACGTCCGGATCAATTCTTTGAATTCTGTTGTATCCGCTAGTTCTAGTTTTTTCGTTAATTGATCGATCGACAGCGGACGTTCTTCCGCCGTGATGACCTCGAGTATTCGTTCACGTAATTCCAACGTGACACCTCCAGTTAATTACTCCAGTTCAACGATTCTAAAAAGTCATGAATGTCTCGGTGGAGCTTATCTTTTTCTTTGTCGAGCGTAATGACATGACCTGAGTTCTCATACCAGATCAGCTCTTTTTGGAAGGCACTGACACCATCATGAATGATGTTGGCCGAGTCCGTGTTGATCATATGATCATTGCGGGCCTGGACGACGAGTGTCGGTGCATAGACATCTTCAAGTGAATCGCGTGTGTCTTTCAGCAACGCTTGTAAATCTTTTAAAGTCGGCATCGGTTCGAACGCTGCCATTTCTTGTTCGATTTGTTCCGGTGATTTTCCTTCTCGTTTCTTAAATTCGATAGCGTACTCGGTAACGCCTGCATACATGACGTCTTCACTTTTAATATAGGCGGGTGCGCACATCGGAATGACCGCTTTGACGGGACGGTTCATCGACAGTTTCAGTGACATGACGCCACCAAGCGATAATCCGCAGACGGCGATTTCGTCGTACCCTTTCGCGACGAGCTCTTCGTACCCGTCGAGGACGTCCTGCCACCAGTCGGCTGGCCCAGTCTTCGTCAGCTCTTCGGGTGGGGCAGCGTGCCCTTTATATTGTGGGGCGAGTGATGTATAGCCCTGTTTTTGCAGGTAACGACCGAGGATCCGGACATCGGCACTCGATCCCGTGAAGCCGTGTAACAGCAAGACGGCCCGTTTGCCGGCTTCAAAAAAGAATGGTTTTGGTAATGTAATTTTCATAAAATGATTCCCCCTCTAACTCTATACCCCAAAATGAAAATTTAGAAATCGAGAAAACAAGAAAAAACGACAGCGCAAACGTACGGCTGTCGTTTCAATACTCACTTATAAAAAGCGACGAGTAACGCCAAAATAAAGAATAATGCTCCTAAAACAGATGCCACACGATTCAGGACCGCATCCAAGCCACGAGCTTTTTGGCGACCAAATAATTGTTCTGCCCCACCAGTTAATGCTCCGAGTCCAGCCGTACGGCCTGACATCAAGAGAACGACGATGATGAGAAGAACGGAAACGACGATGAGGCCGACAAGAGCCACGTTATGAATGATCATCGATGATCCTCCTTCAATAATATACGCTTCTTTCATTATAGAGAAAAACAGGTACGGGAACAAGGAATAGATTTAACGGATTCCAGTTCCTGCAAAAAAACATCAGTCGCTCAAGGATTGCTCCAGCGCGACTGATGATAGAAGACTTATTGTTTGATGAGATCGAGTTCGACTGGAATGTTCTTGTCGACTGTCTCGCCTTTCAAGTGTTTGACTGCTGTCTCGATGCCCATCTTCCCGATTTCTGTCGGTTTTTGCGCAACTGTTCCTGCCATCTTGCCATCTTTAACGGCTTTGACAGCATCGTCTGTCGCGTCAAATCCGATGACTTTGACATCTTCCATCCCGGCTGCTTTCAATGCTTCGACCGCACCGAGTGCCATTTCGTCATTGTGGGCGAAGACTGCTTTGATGTCTTTGTTGTTTTGAAGAATGTTTTCCATGACCGACAGACCTTTTGCCCGGTCGAAGTTTGCTGATTGTTTCGCAACGACGTCCAGTTTCCCGTCAACTGCCGCGTGGAAGCCTTCGCCACGGTCACGAGTTGCTGACGCACCTGGAATTCCTTCGAGTTCAACGACTTTTGCTTTGTCGCCGACGAGTTCGATCATGTATTCACCGGCTTGTTTTCCACCTGCGACATTATCCGACGCGATGTGGGCGATGACGTCACCGGCTTCTGCGTTCCGGTCGACTGTGATGACCGGGATGTTTGCATCGTTTGCTGTTTGGACGGCCGCACCAACGGCTGCTGAATCGGTTGGGTTGATCAAGATGAGATCAACTTTTTTCTGAATCATGTCTTCGATGTCGCTTGCTTGTTTTGCCGCATCATCTTGTGCATCGGCGACTTGCAGTGTTGCCCCTTGTGCTTTTGCTTCTTCTTCGGCACCATCTTTGAGTGAAACGAAGAACGGGTTGTTTAATGTCGAGATTGAGAGACCAATCTTAAAGTCCTTTGTCTTCTTCTCTTTTTCCGTGTCGCTGCCTGGTTGCTCTGTCGAACACGCGGCTGCGAAGACCATCAATGCCATCATGACGAGTGCGAGTAATTTTTTCATCTGTAATTTCCTCCTTCAAAATGTGTGAGATTACGTCGTTTGTTTCCGGTCTGCGAGGACGGCGAACAGGATGACGAGTCCTTTGACGACAAGTTGGAAGAACGATGACACACCAAGTAAGTTCAAACCGTTGTTGAGTGTTCCGATGATCAAGGCTCCAATCAATGTTCCGACGATCCAACCGCGACCCCCGGATAAACTTGTCCCACCGAGGACGACGGCTGCGATCGCGTCGAGTTCATACGATGTTCCTGCTGTCGGTTGTGCCGAGTTGAGGCGTGACGTCAGGATGATACCGGCAAGTGCTGCCATCAAGCCGGATAGCGAGTAAATCATGATTTTGACTTTGTTGACTTGAATCCCCATCAATTTTGCCGCTTCTTCATTCCCACCAATGGCATATGTGTAACGCCCGAACGTCGTTTTCTTCAAGATGAAGTAAAGGACCGCGAAGGCGATTAACATCGTGACGACCGGTACAGGGAAGATCCAGAAGTAACCCCGACCGAATAATTCAAACCATCCCCCTTGCCCGAGTCCCGTGATGGGTCGTCCGTCCGTATAGACGAGCGTCAAGCCACGGAAGATCGTCATCGTCGCCAGTGTCGCGATGAACGGTGCGACTTTCCCGAGTGAGATGACCATGCCGTTTAACGCACCCATGATAGCACCGACGATCAGTCCGGCGAGCACGGCAATAATGGCTGACGTTCCATCCGTCATCAGTCCGGCGACGAACGCCGACGATAAGGCGAGAATCGAACCGACCGATAAATCAATTCCGCCCGTCAAGATGACGAACGTCATCCCGAAGGCAATCAAGGCGTTGATCGACACTTGGCGTAAAATGTTGAATAAGTTATTGAGTGTTAAAAAGTCCGGTTCCATAATCGATACGACGAGCACGATCGCGAACAGTCCGGCGAGCGGACCGAGCTTCTGCCCGATTCCGAGCCGACGTGGTTTCTTTTCCGTCAGTTTCCCTTGCATCAATTCCATGTCATTGTCCTCCTGTCGCAAGTGTCATGATACTTTCTTGCGTCGCCTCTTGTTGTTCGAGCATTCCGCTCACTTGCCCCTCCCGCATCACGTAGACACGGTCACTCATCCCGAGAATCTCCGGGAGGTCGGAACTGATCATGATGATCGCGACACCAGACGCGGCGAGCTCATTCATGATCAGGTAAATTTCTTTTTTCGCCCCGACGTCGACACCACGTGTCGGTTCGTCGAGGATCAAGACATCCGGTTTCGTCCCGAGCCACTTCGCGAGGACGACCTTTTGTTGGTTCCCACCGGAGAGCGACTTCGCCGGTTGATCCATCGAACTGTGACGGACGGATAACGACTTGAGATAGCCTTCCGCGAACTGGCGCTCCGACTGATTGGAGATGACACCCGACTTCGCTAACGACCGGATCGTCGGTAAGGAGATGTTCTCTCGGAGTGAGAAGTCGAGGAACAAGCCCTCGCCTTTTCGATCTTCCGTCAAGAACCCAAGTCCTTGTTTGATCGCATCGTGCGGTGATTTGATATTGATGACGTTGCCGTTTAAGCGGATTGTTCCCGCCTTCAAGCGATCGACACCGAACAGACCACGCATGACTTCCGTCCGTCCCGCTCCCATCAAACCGGAGAAGCCGACGATTTCACCGGCCCGGACGGAAAACGAAACATCTTCGAACCGTTTTCCGGTCGCTCCCGTCACTTCTAAGACCGTGTCACCGTGTGTGACCTTGCGTTCCGGGTAGCGTTCACCCATCTCGCGTCCGACCATTTCACGGACGATCTGTTCAAATGATGTCTCAGCAATCCGGTGGGTCGAGACGGAGACACCGTCCCGCAAGACAGTGATCCGGTCACAAAGTTCGAAGATTTCTTCCATCCGGTGCGAGATGTAGACAATCGAGACGCCTTGCTCGCGTAACGCCGTCGCGACACTGAACAGGGCGCGAATCTCACGTTCCGTCAAGGCGGCCGTCGGTTCATCCATGATGATGACCTTTGCGTGCGTCATCAGTGCTTTTGCAATTTCAATCATCTGTTGTTGTCCGACCGATAACGTCCGCGCCAGTTGATTGACATCCATGAAGACGTTTAGTTCCGCCAGTTCCCGTTCGGCGAGCCGTTTCATTTCCGCCTGTTTCAACACACCGAAGCGCGATTTCAACTCACGACCGAGAAACAGATTTTCCGTCACCGTCAAATCAGGCAGGATGTTTAACTCCTGGTGAATGAAGGCAATCCCCGCTTCTTCCGCCAGTTTCGGATTTTTATAGTGTTGTTCGACACCGTCGACTTGAATCGTTCCCTCGTCCGCTTTGTGGACACCAGTCAAGATTTTCATCAGCGTTGACTTACCGGCTCCGTTCTCACCCATCAAGGCGTGAATTTCACCTGTAGCAAGTTCGAAGTCGACACCCTTTAAGACGGGCACGGGACCAAACGCTTTTGTGATTCCTGTCATCTCAATGTGCATCGTGCTTCCCCCTTAAAAAATGACACCGGCGTGTAAAATTACATTGGCGTAAGGCGTCGCTTCTCCTGTCCGGATGATGACTTTTGCCTGCTTCGTCAGCTCTTTAAACGCTTCGTGCGAGACGTATTCCGTCGTCACGTTTAATTGACTGACCGTAGTGAGCGCCGCTTCGTTCGCATCTTTGATTTCGGTTGCGAGTGTCACCTGTTCGACTGCCATGTCGTCCGCGACGACGCGCAAGACGTCGGCAAACGCCGGTGTCCCGAGCTCGAGCGCTAAATCAATCCGCTCAACGCCCGTCGGAATCGGTAAACCACAATCAGCGATGACGACCATATCGGTATGACCGAGATCTGCTAAGACTTTACTGATATGACTGTTCAAAATACCGTGTCGTTTCATGCTTCGACCTCCATCTGTTCCCGCGATGGCATGCCGCCTTGAGCACCGAGCGCCCGAACGGACATACCGGCCGCTTTGTTCGCAAAGCGAATCGCTTCCGTCAATGACTTTCCTTCCGTCAACGCGACAGCGAGTGCCCCGTTGAACGTATCACCGGCCCCTGTCGTATCAACGACGTCCGTCTTAATCGCCGGGACCGTCACAATCGCGTCGCCGTCATAAAAACGGGCGCCCCGGCTGCCTTCGGTCACAATCAATTTATTCGGATACTGACTTAACCAATGTTCAAGCGGTTGCTGTTGTCCAAAAATCAAACCGCATTCATGTTCGTTTGGTGTCAGGTATGTCACGTCTGCGAGCAACTCGTCGTCCAGGACGATGGCTGGCGCCGGATTCAAGATAACGGGAATACCGTGCTCTTTTCCGTAACGCGCCACCTGTTTGACGGTTTGGAGCGGAATTTCGAGCTGTAATAAAATCATGTCCGTCTGACCGAGCAAGCTGTCGAGCTGGCTCTCGTCATAGACGACGGCGAGGTTCGCCGACTGGACGACGACGATCGAGTTGTCGCCTTCCGCGAGCGTGATATGGGCCGTCCCCGTCCGTTCGTTCGTGATCGTCTGCAGGTGCGTCGTCCCGACGTGTTCCGCTTCAAAGTTTTGGCGAATCGCTGTACCGCTCGCATCGTCACCGATGCACCCGACCATCTCGACGCTCCCGCCGAGCCGGGCGACCGCGACTGCTTGATTCGCCCCCTTACCACCCGGGACGGTATGGAACGCTGAGCCGATGACTGTTTCACCCGCTAACGGACGACGGTCGCTTTCGACGACCAGGTCCATCGAGATACTCCCTACTACACTGATTTGTTTCATATTTGTTCATCCTTCCGCTTCGTCGTTTCCCGTTCGATGACTTCGACCGTCAACTCATGATGGACGGCCGCGATTTCTTTTCCTTCAATTCGTTGAATCAGCAACTTCGCCGCCAGTTCCCCCATCTGATAAATCGGCTGGGCGATCGTCGTCAGTGGCGGTGAAATCATTTGCCCGAGCTCGATTCCGTCATACCCGATGACTTGCAGTTGCTCAGGAATCGCAATCCCACGTTCTGCCGCGACTTGAATCGTTGCCGCTGCGATGACATCGTTCGCTGCAAAAATTCCGTTACAGGTATAGTGGTCGAACAAATAGTTCGCCGCGTCGAGTGCGCCTTGAAAATGAAACGGTGACTCGATGCTTGCGACGAGATGTTTTCCTGCGACTTCTTCAAAACCATCCCGGCGTTTTTTGATCGTCGGTAACTTTGACGGCCCACTGATGACGACGAGTTCATCCGCTCCGTGATTGAGTAAAAATTGGGCTGCCTTCTTCCCGCCGTCGTATCCGTTTGATGTGACGGTCGGGATCGCTCCTTGTAACACCCGGTCGAGTGCGACGATTGGCACTTCGATGGTTTCATAGTTCGGGTTGTTCGAGTAGTTCGTCGTAATGATCAATCCATCGACATGCATCGCTTCGAGAGACTGGATATATTCTTGTTCTTTCTGAAACTGTTCATCCGTGTTACACAAAATCACTTGGTATCCATGCTTATGTGCCATATCCTCGACGGCACGTGCCAGTTGGGGAAAATAAGGGTTTGTGATGTCCGGTACGATCAATCCAATCAATCCTGATCGTTTTTGAAACAAGGAACGGGCGACACGATTCGGTCGATAATCAAGCTGTTTAACCGCTTGAAGCACCGCCTCACGCGCTTTTTCGCTGACATATCCTTTTTCATTCATGACGCGTGATACCGTTGCGACTGATACATTTGCCACTTTCGCTACTTCCCGGATGGTCGACATGATTTCGCCACCTCTTTCTTTTGATAACGCTTACAATATGTATCATATTGTGTAACCGGTTACACATCAACCGTTTTCCGTAAAATATATTTTATTTATTTTATTCCGCTTACTTTCTAAAACTCCATACATAGCAAAAAAGTACGAAAAAACGCTTCATACGAACGTTTTCCGTACTTTTCAAGAGTGTTGGTGTCGTTTTTTGAAAGCTCTTCGAAGGATCGCAATGACGAACGCGAGGATTGCGAGCGGTTCGAATAAGTAGATCAGCAAAAATGTAACATCGATGATGGCATCTTGCGGATTGTAACGTAAGATATAAATCGCACCCGGTAGTAAGGCAATCAATCCCCCGACACCCAGGATGGTTCCGATGATTAAACTTTGTCGTGAGAAACGACTCGTGATTTGGTAAAGTCCGATGAATAGAATCAATTCCGTGAAATAGATGATACGTAACGGAATATCGTCAATCGATGTTTCCATTCCTAGAAATAAATAACGAAACAGCATAGTTCTTCCCCCTCCCCGTTCTTTCTTCTGTACCCGGTTATTGATTCGATTAATGCATTGAATGCAACTTGACTGCATATCCTAGCTTAATTTAGGGAATTAAAGTAGAGGATAGGAGTTAAATCAAGGATATAAGAGAAAGTTGGGGGTTTTGATGAAAGAAGAATATTCGATGAAAGTCGTCAGTTGTTTAAATGACTTTTTTAAAAATAACGAAGAACCACTCGAAGTCGATTTACTGCGGGGCCTTCCTCCCGTCGTCTTGTTGCTAAAAGATGGAGCAAAACGATCATTTCCTGTCGAAACCAATCTTCATGATGAATTGCTCAGTGACATCAAGCGACTTGTTCAAGAATGTCTGGATCCGGAGACCTTGCGTAATCTTGACATCGACACCGATTTACCCGATTTTTTTGTCACGAAAGCACCACTGTATTCACCGTATCATTACCTCGTTACGTTTATCGAGGATTGATTTCAAAGTGTAAAATTTCACTTTAATATTACGGGATTCGACATTGAGTCGGATCTCGTTTTTTTACATTTACCAAAAAAATCATTCATTCGCTCGCTTTTCTAGGGCGGGACGCAAGCCGCGGAGCTCTTTTCAGATCTCCGGGTCTCGCCTGTCCCTGACGGAAGCGTCGCTTCCTTCTCCCTTAGAAGTCGAGCTATGAATGACTTTCCTTATTTCCTATAAACGGGGGTCACTTATTTCATGCGACTCCTACAGGAAAAAGTGCAAGCCTGCTTGCGCTGTCAGAGACAAACAAGACCCGATTTCCTGCCTACAAGAGGCAGGGAAACTGGCTTGTGTCTCGCCTGAGGAAAGTGCGTGAAATAAGTGTGATCCCGTCTCCCCCCCTTAGGAAAGCTAGTGAATCGGTTTTGTTTTTAAACTACAGGACAAAAAAACAGCCCCTCGCTAAGCGAGAGACTGTCGACTCAATCCGTAAATTACTTCTTGAGGTTGTAGAATGATTTGATTCCGTCGTAGACAGCAACGTCTGAAAGCATGTCTTCGATGCGGAGAAGTTGGTTGTATTTCGCGATACGGTCTGTACGTGAAAGTGAACCTGTTTTGATTTGACCAGCGTTTGTCGCAACAGCGATGTCAGCGATCGTTGAATCTTCTGTTTCACCAGAACGGTGAGAAACAACTGCTGTGTAACCAGCTTTTTTAGCCATTTCGATTGCGTCGAATGTTTCAGTCAACGTACCGATTTGGTTAACTTTGATGAGGATCGAGTTTGCGATTCCTTTTTCGATACCTTCAGCAAGTTTTTCTGTGTTTGTTACGAACAAGTCATCCCCAACGAGTTGAACTTTGTGTCCGATACGATCTGTGAGAAGTTTGTGGCCATCCCAGTCGTTTTCGTCACAGCCATCTTCGATTGAGATGATTGGGTATTTGTCGACGAGTTGTGCGTAGAATTCAACAAGCTCTTCTGTAGAAAGGACTTTGCCTTCGCCAGCGAGGTTGTATGTTCCAGCTGCTTTGTCGTAGAACTCAGAAGAAGCGACGTCCATTGCAAGGTAAACATCCTCGCCTGCTTTGTAGCCAGCTTTTTCGATTGCTTCAAGGATAACTGTGATTGCTTCTTCGTTTGATTTCAAGTTTGGAGCGAATCCACCCTCGTCACCAACTGCTGTGTTAAGACCCATTCCACTAAGAACTGATTTCAACGCGTGGAAGATTTCAGCACCCATACGAAGTGCTTCTTTGAATGTTGGAGCTCCAACAGGCATGATCATGAACTCTTGGAAGTCAACGTTGTTGTCAGCGTGTGATCCACCGTTGATGATGTTCATCATTGGAGTTGGAAGTGTTTTCGCGTTGAATCCACCGAGGTACGTGTAAAGTGGAAGTCCAAGCTCATCTGCAGCAGCACGAGCAGCAGCCATCGAAACACCAAGAATTGCGTTAGCACCGAAGTTACCTTTGTTTTTTGTTCCGTCGAGATCGATCATTTTTTTGTCGATTCCCGCTTGGTCGAAGACATCGTAACCGATGATTTCAGGTGCGATTTTTTCGTTGACGTTGTCAACTGCTTTCAAGACACCTTTACCGAGGTAACGTGCTTTGTCGCCGTCACGAAGTTCTACTGCTTCGTGCTCACCAGTTGATGCGCCTGATGGGACGAGTGCGCGACCAAAGCCGCCGTCTTCTGTATATACTTCTACTTCTACTGTTGGGTTACCGCGTGAGTCAAGAATCTCGCGTGCATAAATCTCTGTAATCATTGACATTTAAATTCGCTCCTTTTAGTTGAAAAAATAGTGTGTGTTGCTTTGTTAGACGTTTATTCCATCGACGGGATTATTTCTTTAGTACGATGGATTTACCCGTCATTTCTGACGGCTGATCTGCGCCAAGTAGATCAAGTAATGTTGGTGCTAAA from the Exiguobacterium oxidotolerans JCM 12280 genome contains:
- a CDS encoding LacI family DNA-binding transcriptional regulator; this encodes MSTIREVAKVANVSVATVSRVMNEKGYVSEKAREAVLQAVKQLDYRPNRVARSLFQKRSGLIGLIVPDITNPYFPQLARAVEDMAHKHGYQVILCNTDEQFQKEQEYIQSLEAMHVDGLIITTNYSNNPNYETIEVPIVALDRVLQGAIPTVTSNGYDGGKKAAQFLLNHGADELVVISGPSKLPTIKKRRDGFEEVAGKHLVASIESPFHFQGALDAANYLFDHYTCNGIFAANDVIAAATIQVAAERGIAIPEQLQVIGYDGIELGQMISPPLTTIAQPIYQMGELAAKLLIQRIEGKEIAAVHHELTVEVIERETTKRKDEQI
- the eno gene encoding phosphopyruvate hydratase, with the translated sequence MSMITEIYAREILDSRGNPTVEVEVYTEDGGFGRALVPSGASTGEHEAVELRDGDKARYLGKGVLKAVDNVNEKIAPEIIGYDVFDQAGIDKKMIDLDGTKNKGNFGANAILGVSMAAARAAADELGLPLYTYLGGFNAKTLPTPMMNIINGGSHADNNVDFQEFMIMPVGAPTFKEALRMGAEIFHALKSVLSGMGLNTAVGDEGGFAPNLKSNEEAITVILEAIEKAGYKAGEDVYLAMDVASSEFYDKAAGTYNLAGEGKVLSTEELVEFYAQLVDKYPIISIEDGCDENDWDGHKLLTDRIGHKVQLVGDDLFVTNTEKLAEGIEKGIANSILIKVNQIGTLTETFDAIEMAKKAGYTAVVSHRSGETEDSTIADIAVATNAGQIKTGSLSRTDRIAKYNQLLRIEDMLSDVAVYDGIKSFYNLKK